The following is a genomic window from Bdellovibrionales bacterium.
TTCTCCATTGAGTTCGGGATCCGAAGCCTTGGTGCTCATTGGTATCGCTTCGAGCTGAACTTTGTTGTTCGCAAACGGGGATTCGATGGGCGCTGCTTTTTGTGAGGCTTTAGAGAATCGAGCCACTGTCGGTCTGTAGGCGTTGTCACAAATATTTTTAGGTGAAGAAGAGACTCGGCTCGCCATGCCTTTCAATTCATTATTTAAAGATTTGAGTTCGCCACAGGAAACATACGTTGCCGATATGAATACCGGGCAAAGTATTAAAAATGCGGCAGCATGCGCGAGCTTACGTGAATATTTCATACGTCTGAGTTCGTGGATTTTTTAGAATTCCCCTCAGATTCAGTATAGCTAAGAGGGTATTGATGCACAATTGAATTGACCTTAAAGGCCAAGTTGAATTCAAATGTGTTTTATTATGAGACGGCAATGAAAAAGGCTCCATCAAGACCTCCAATTTTAATCTCAGGAAGCGACGAAATCGTCACCTTACAGGCAGCTGCGGAACGGCAGGGTCGAGGTGCAATGGGAGAGACCGCTCTTTCAGTGATCAAGAAGTCTGCGCTATTGATTCAGGATGGAATCATTAAATGGGTTGGGAATAAAAAAAAGTTGCCTCGGGAGTTTAGAAAAGCAAAAGAGATTAGCGTATCTGGAAATCTCTTTCCTGGTTTTATTGATTGCCACACCCATACGATTTTTCATGGCAATCGCGCTCACGAATTCGAAATGCGAAATCGCGGCGTCACTTACCAGGAGATTGCTCATCAGGGCGGTGGTATCGCGTTTACGGTGAAGCAGACCCGAGGTGCATCAGATGCGGACCTCAAACGAAGTTTAATCTCTCGTTTAGACTACTTTATTAAGCAAGGGGTCACCACCGTCGAAATTAAAAGCGGGTATGGTTTGAGTCCTTCTTCGGAAATACGTTTACTCAAAATTCTTAAGAGCACCAAGCATTCCGTTGAAATTGTTCCGACCTATTTAGGAGCGCATTCCATTCCTCCCGAATATAAGGATGCTAAATCTTATATCAGCCATGTCAAAAATCAATTGAGTGAAATCAAAAGTAAAAAACTGGCGGAGCGAGTAGATATCTTTGTGGAAAAGGGATATTTTTCGAAAGAACTCGCAGAAGACTACCTTCACTTTGCTAAGGATTTAGGATTTAAAATCACCGTTCATGCCGATCAACTGAGCTTGAGTGGTGGGGCGGAGATCGCGGTCGCCGTCGATGCCGTTTCGGCCGATCATTTAATTCGTGTGGAGGAAGCGCAGATTAAAAAGCTGAGTCAGTCGGAAACCACCTGCGTGCTTTTACCGGCGGCAGATTTTTATACTCATTGCCCGTATCCACCGGCGCGGAAAATGTTAGAACACAATTGTCGAATTGCTCTAGCTAGTGATTTCAACCCAGGAACTTCGCCCACACAGAATCTCCAGTTTGTGGGATTACTGGCGCGGACCATGATGCAAATGTCATTGCCCGAAGTTTTTACCGCGATGACGGTAGGGGCGGCCCACGCATTGTCTCAGCAGGATCGTTTAGGATCCCTGACAGAAAACAAACAAGCTGACTTTTTTGTTTCGGAAAGAAGCTGGGATCAATTCTTTTATGATCTTTCACCCACTCCAATAAAAACCGTTTGGAAACGTGGCGTGCCTCTAAAAACCATTTAAAAAAATCACCTAGACCCTACGAAAATTTGCTATTGCTTTCTTTTTTTGACTGTGATCACGTTAGAGCTGGGGAGAACAATGCAAGAATTTTTACTTACTCAATCTTCATATTACAGTCACCTGTTTAACACCGCGATTTTCTTCGATCCATTTCGGATTTATTTTAACAATTCCTTTGAGAGCGTGGCTTTGGATTTGTACTATCATGTGCAAAAGCATTTTGCCGGGAAGATCAATTCTCCGGTGCGCCACTATTATATTCTAATGTATCCGGATGCGAGCCAGTACACTCAAAGCTTCGCGCGCGCCAATGATCAAGTGACTGTAGTTCATGAGGGTCATGATATAATTATTGGCATCAGAAATGCAGAAACTCTCAGCGACTTTCAATCAGTGCTTCACGCGATTGAGTTAGCGTCGAGCAATCCTCTTTCGAGCACAAAAGATTTGATATAGGACGTCGTCCGGCGATGGGGAATCGTAATGGATTTTACGGTGCTCCCCTTATCCGTCGTGTAGATAATTTCGTAATTTGAGGAATCTTTGCTCACCAAAGAAATCATCAGCGTTCCGCTGGATGTTTTCTCTGGGATCTGGAGCTGACCGTTAAACTGGGTGTGAATCACAAATTTATCGAGTTTGAGAGCTTGGTCTTGAGATAAATCTATTAATTTTTGTGTGGCGAGGCCCTGGGTGACCGCGTCCCAAATTTCTATTTTTTTAAACTGATCGAATTTTTCAAACGTTCGCTGATATATTTCTTTTTGGGAATGGCCGACAAAATATTTACTCGTGAGCTCTTCGTATTTGAGAAACGCGCTGCGGATTTCGTCAGTGAGTTCGGACGTCCACAATTTAACTTCAACATAGGGCGCAGATAAACGGTATCCAAAATCCTTGTGAAAGGCATAGGCCTTAAAGAATTCCTCGGTCATATGTGCGATATCCGATTCTGCCGCGCACAACATCAACCACGTCGTAAGATGTCTGGTCCGTTGTGGGGCTAACTTTAAGAGTTCGGGGTGGATGTGATCATTCCAAACGGCTTCAATCTCCCGAGGAGGACCGGGGAGTGTCCAGAAGCGCTTCGTCCCAATAGAGAGTGTGAACGCTGGAGCCACTCCAAAATTGTTTTCTAACACTTGAGCGCCCTCTGGGATCATGGCCTGGCGTCGGTGGCCTTCTTTCACTTCTAAGCCTCGACTTTTAATTTTCGTTTCTATATTCACCCACGCGGGTTGGTCGAGGACCAAGGGTTTACCGGCAACCTCTGCGATAATATCTCTGGTGAAGTCGTCGCTGGTGGGCCCTAATCCTCCGCTGACGAAAATGAAATCGGCATGCTCCATGGCTTTGGTGAGAGCCATGATCATCAGCTCTCGCTCGTCGGGGACAGAGAGATGGAGGACGGAGTTAAGATTGAGCGCTTCCAGCTTTTTTGAAAGCCAAGAGGAGTTTCGGTTAACGATTTGACCGTCTGTGATTTCTGTTCCAATGGTGACTATAGCGCTCTTCATGGGGTCATATTAGACTCAAAGTGCGAGGAAATACAACCGCCTGCTGGGGTGCTTTAGAGGGTATTAGCGTGCAAAAGAGTTGTTGATGCGTTCGAGAGTTTTTAAATTGCCCTGACGACGCTGATCGAGCTCGTTCATTTCTTTTTCGATCTCCACCTTTTGCGTCGCAGTTATATTTTCTTTTTTGAGCTCTTGCTGAATGTTTTCGATGCGAGAGGTGATTTGTGTCGTTTCTTTTTCTACAAGAAACACGCGGAGGCCTCGCTGGTAACCTTTAAGAAATTCGTCCTCGTACTTCTCGGGACAAGTTTTGCTGTAAGGCTGACCGGCTTTTGCGGCGAGAAACCCGTGATTTTCTGTACAAAAAAGAGATAAGCCGTGATTCCATCCATCCGTGTATTGCTGAATTTCAAGGCCCGACATCTTTGCACAATCTCGAGCTGTCATTGTCCAATTGTTAGAAGGTTGGCCTTGCATGCCGTCTTGGCGGCCGCGCTCGAACCAGTTGATTTCCGCGCAGGAGGGCTTTTTCGCGACCATGGGAGTTGTACAGCCGGTGGACAGTGCAAAGAGTAAGAGAGCTGTAACTAAACGAATTATCTGCAAATTATTCCTCGTGAAAAATTTACCTCGTTCTAACGAGAAATGACGCGATTGTCTACAGTTGAGTCAGTGATTTGAAAAGCTTTCATGATGGATTGTCGAGGGTCGCTCTCGAAGTCCAGCTGAGTGTTATAGTTCGGCGTTACGGTGAGAGAAAACGGTTTTGCAACGTCCTGAATTTTCTCGAGCCACTTTTTCCACGTCCAAGTCTCGTAGTTGGTGGAAAACAAAATAACTCCGTTGGGTTTTAAACATTTTGCCATCAGGGAAATCAGCTCTGCGTAATCCGACTCGATCTTAAAAATTTTATTTTTGTTGCGACTAAACGAGGGAGGGTCGCAAACGATCAAGTCATAAGCTTCGTTTTTCTTAATGGCCCATCTTAAATAGTCGAAACTGTCCATGTCGTAAAACCGAAAACGATCTCGTGAAATAACAAAATGATTGAGCTCAAAATTCTTTTTACTCCACTCAATGTATTTAGGACTGAGATCCACAGAAACCACTTCGCTCGCTCCCCCTTGAGCAGCGTTGAGACTAAAGCCCGCCGTGTAGCAAAACAGATTGAGAGCTTTTTTATCTTTCGCGTTTTCTTGAATCCACTGCCTTTGGCTGCGTTGATCTAAAAATAGTCCTGGAGATATCCCTTGGTCCCGATAAAACAAATAACGAATATTATTCTCGTGAGCGATCCACGATTCTGCTGGGAGCGAGCTTGGAAACTTCTTTTTCTCGCTGGTATTTTTGGAGTGAAAAGTCAGAGCATAATGGCGGGCGCCGGTGCATTCTAACAAAGTTTGAATTTCGTTTTCGGTGGGGATTCCGTCTGTGGAATCGCTCCACCAGCCCAGTTGCAAAACCTCTCCTAGAAGATCCGCACGCAATGGCGTTCCCTCGTCATGGATCACGCGGAGGCATTGTTCTCCATTGAATTTTTCAGGATAGAGTTTTTTGCGTCTCTCGATGGACAAAATCCAACTGGGCAAAAAGGAGTTTACTGAGTCTTTTTTATGCATTCGGAGCAGATACCGTAGAGTTCCAAGATATGGCTCGTCAGTTTAAAACCGTACTGAAGCGCAATACTTTCCTGAAGACTTTCGATCTTATCATTTTCGAATTCGATGATTTTTCCGCATTGAGTGCACGACATGTGATCGTGATGGTTTTTTGTTTGCCATTCGTAACGAGCCGGCATTCCACCGATGCGAAATTCAGAAATATATTGATGCTCGGAGAGCTTTTTTAGAAAGCGATAAACCGTGGCGAAGCCGATGTCGGGATATCGGGTCACGACATCTTCGAAAACTTCCTGTGCTGTAAAATGGGCAGGGCCATTACGCACGGTCTCTAAGATCGCAAGACGTTGAAGAGTGACTTTAAGTCCGATATCGCGAATGATCTTCTTACTGGGAATCTCGTTGTAGTCCTCGTTGCGCGGGAAAATTTGCTGATCTCGATTGACGGGAAGTTTTAATGACATGCCCAGAGAATTACTTGAAATGGCTTTGGTTAGTCAATTAAAATGAAAGTCATTTTCAACTTTACATGCAGACAAGGATGGCATCATGCGACAGGAAAAACACACCGCAGATCGATTAAAACAGCTCCTCTTCCAAAAAGTGGGCATTTTTATTGATGCGGAAAATATAGAACTCTCCGGCCTTAAGCATCACGAGGGCCGCACGGATTACCGTAAAATCATCGAAAAGGTGGGGGATCGTGAAATCACGCGGATCCTTTATTATAAGCCCGAATATAAGGAAATTTCGAACGACTTCCAAAATTTTTGGTCGTCCTTGGGCGGGGAAATTAAACGTCCCGCTAAGAATGCCGATTCCTTTATTGTTATCGATGCCGTCACCATGGCCGAAAAATTAGACGTGGTGATCATCCTTGGGGGAGACAAAGATTTCCTTCCTTTGGTGTGGTATCTCAAATCCCGCGGATGTCGCGTCGAAATTTGGTCATGGCCAGAAACAACATCCCCGGAAATCAAAGAGGCCGCCGATTTCTACTTCCCTTTGACCGAGGATTTCGTTGTGCCAATGAGCGATAAAAAACCAAAAAAGAGAACATAACCTTGTCGCTTGTGACCGCCTGATATAGAAAAAGACTTCGTGCACCCGTAGCTCAATTGGATAGAGTATTGGATTTCGATTCCAACGGTTTCAGGTTCGACTCCTGACGGGTGCACCAATCCTTTTTTTCACGCATTTCAGAGAGTATCGAGTACGGTTTTTTCAAGTCATATTGAATAGTTGTCAAATTCAAAACAGGGTTCGAGCAGACTCTTTTTAAGAAGTCGAGTCGTTCATACTCATTTTGCATTTTCCATAGTTGTTTCGCATCAATAGCGAGTTCGAGTATGGTTTGTGCGGTCTCCATAAATGTGTCGTTGATTGATTGTTGTGCTTTTTCAAGTAAGTGCGTGTACTGATCGCGTTCGTCTCGGATGCGTTGACGTTCTTTTTTGTAAGCGGTCTCATCAAATATATTTTTAATAAGAAGGTCACTCACTTGATCCTCTCTCGTGTCCAAACTTTTAATGGCCGCACGATACTTTTCCATCTCAGCATGAATAGAAGTTCTTGAGTTCTTGTGTGCGCTGTTGAGTGCGGCAGCAATATCTTTTGCCATTTCATCAGTGAGGTTGATGGCTTCGGGAACCGATTCAAATTGTTGCCAAATGCTTTCCTCAGTAATGGTCATGCCGTTCATCGACTTATGAACTCGCCGAGAGTTTGTACACCTATAATAATTGTAAGTTCGCCCAGAGGGTTTGGTTTTTGGGTCATATAGGATTTGGCAGCCGCATTCTGCGTGTGCGCAGCGGAGCCAGCCTCCAGAAAAAACACCCTTACCACGTTTCGATAGTTTGCCTCTTTTGCCAAGGGTTGCATCCACAGATCGAAGCAGCGGTCGTGGTATTATAAGTTCGTGTTTGCCGTCATAAAGCTTTCCATCCCATCTAAATTTACCCCGATAGAAGGGATTTTTAAGTCGATTCTCAACAACCCCCTTGGAGTAGCCACGTATGTTTTTTGGATCTATAAAGCCTTCTTCAATAATTTTTTCAACAATTCCGTCAAAGCTGTACCCCTCTGCGCGTAGCTGGAACTCTCTATTAACTTGAAGGATGCTTTTTTCGTCGGGGTCTTTGATTACGACTGCTGGATATCGAGTGTCACGCCCATACACATCTTTTGGGCGCCAGGTTATATATCCTAGAGGCACTGAGTTCGATGGGAACCAGCCGCGTTCAGCCTTGGCCAGCATTCCAAAGTTTACTCTATCACTAAGCTCACGACTAAAGTTTTTTGCGAGCACAGCTTCAACGTCTCGCATGAGGAAGTCTGATGAAGGACTATCTCGATGGATAACCTTTCGACTTTGGGCGTAATGAATAACGATATCTCCATTTCGGATCAATTTTTCATTATTCTCAATATCTGTTAAATTTCTTCCTTCACGATTTGGGAAGCAAAATACAATATGGTGGGCTTTGTTTTTGAGGGCCCATTGAATGGCTTCTGTGTATTGCTTTCGATTGTCGGCATCTTTAGCAGACTCAGTGATCTCAAAAAATCGCAAAATCTTGAGTCCCTCAGTATCACAGTAAGATTTCATCGCCTCTTTCTGCGAAGCCGGAGATTCGGTTGTTTGCTGTTTTTTGGAGCTAACGCGCGGGATGCAAACTGCATTGTCATTCGTATAAGATCTGTAGGTATTGTTTTGGTTGGTCATAAATCCCTTTTAATTCATTTTAAATAATGTTTAAAAATCAGTCAAAGTATCAAAAACATTGAACTTTTATGTTTTGTTACAGTTGTCACGCCACTTACGGAGCGTTTTAAAAACGTCGATTAGTTCATTAAACTGATTAATGTCGATGGTTACAGTTTGCCCACCAGAGAGCTTATAGGTTCGCAATTTTGCATTAGCTTCTGGCGCAGGTTTAAGAGCGCAAATATCTTTTGAGGGTCCTTGTTTGTTATTATCCATCCTGATTTTTACAGATTAGGGAGATTAATCTTTTTAAAAACTCGCCGATAAAAATCGAATTAACAAAGATGCGAAATTTCAAAAGTGTAAAGTAAGCGCTTTTTTTTACGCTAAATTTAGTGAAATTTTCCGATTTGGCATCGACTCAATACAGAGATTTAAATATAAACTGAGGCTTGAAAAATCCTTTTTAAGATAGCTTGGCCTCATTCATATAAATTTATTCAAAAACCACTTTTGTAAAGTGTCTGTGTAATTGCAACAGGTGCAGCTACAAAAGGAGGTTTAATAATGACAGGAAATACTTTTACGACTGTATCCGCGGGTGCCCTCGGTCAACAGTTGGGGCTAAAAATAAATGATGCAGCTGCCGCAAATGCTGCTTATTGGCTAGAGCGAGGTAACAAATGGTTACTAATTCAAAAGCTTGGTGCGCGAATTGAGTTTGGTCGTGCTGCGAAAAAACTAAAAGAGATACTGGGGATGCCAGAATTTAAAAAAACAGTAAAACGTTACTGGTTGTCAGCAAGTGAGACCTATGAACAGAAGGAGCGGTGGATTCAGGAGTCCATCCAATTATTTGAGTTTTCAAAAAGGAAGGGTCCAAAACTAACAACAGACATGCCAGCAGATTCATACATCAAAATTATGCAGTTTTCCTCTTCGTTTAAATATCGTCAGAAAAACAAGCTTATAAAGCGAATCAACCGTGAGCGTTCATTTGAAGAGGTGTCGATCGAGAACACAAAGCCATTGAGGGAAAAGCTTCGACAGGTGAGAAACATGCTTGGAG
Proteins encoded in this region:
- a CDS encoding transcriptional repressor: MSLKLPVNRDQQIFPRNEDYNEIPSKKIIRDIGLKVTLQRLAILETVRNGPAHFTAQEVFEDVVTRYPDIGFATVYRFLKKLSEHQYISEFRIGGMPARYEWQTKNHHDHMSCTQCGKIIEFENDKIESLQESIALQYGFKLTSHILELYGICSECIKKTQ
- a CDS encoding DUF2799 domain-containing protein is translated as MQIIRLVTALLLFALSTGCTTPMVAKKPSCAEINWFERGRQDGMQGQPSNNWTMTARDCAKMSGLEIQQYTDGWNHGLSLFCTENHGFLAAKAGQPYSKTCPEKYEDEFLKGYQRGLRVFLVEKETTQITSRIENIQQELKKENITATQKVEIEKEMNELDQRRQGNLKTLERINNSFAR
- a CDS encoding competence/damage-inducible protein A gives rise to the protein MKSAIVTIGTEITDGQIVNRNSSWLSKKLEALNLNSVLHLSVPDERELMIMALTKAMEHADFIFVSGGLGPTSDDFTRDIIAEVAGKPLVLDQPAWVNIETKIKSRGLEVKEGHRRQAMIPEGAQVLENNFGVAPAFTLSIGTKRFWTLPGPPREIEAVWNDHIHPELLKLAPQRTRHLTTWLMLCAAESDIAHMTEEFFKAYAFHKDFGYRLSAPYVEVKLWTSELTDEIRSAFLKYEELTSKYFVGHSQKEIYQRTFEKFDQFKKIEIWDAVTQGLATQKLIDLSQDQALKLDKFVIHTQFNGQLQIPEKTSSGTLMISLVSKDSSNYEIIYTTDKGSTVKSITIPHRRTTSYIKSFVLERGLLDANSIA
- the hutI gene encoding imidazolonepropionase is translated as MKKAPSRPPILISGSDEIVTLQAAAERQGRGAMGETALSVIKKSALLIQDGIIKWVGNKKKLPREFRKAKEISVSGNLFPGFIDCHTHTIFHGNRAHEFEMRNRGVTYQEIAHQGGGIAFTVKQTRGASDADLKRSLISRLDYFIKQGVTTVEIKSGYGLSPSSEIRLLKILKSTKHSVEIVPTYLGAHSIPPEYKDAKSYISHVKNQLSEIKSKKLAERVDIFVEKGYFSKELAEDYLHFAKDLGFKITVHADQLSLSGGAEIAVAVDAVSADHLIRVEEAQIKKLSQSETTCVLLPAADFYTHCPYPPARKMLEHNCRIALASDFNPGTSPTQNLQFVGLLARTMMQMSLPEVFTAMTVGAAHALSQQDRLGSLTENKQADFFVSERSWDQFFYDLSPTPIKTVWKRGVPLKTI
- a CDS encoding class I SAM-dependent methyltransferase, yielding MSIERRKKLYPEKFNGEQCLRVIHDEGTPLRADLLGEVLQLGWWSDSTDGIPTENEIQTLLECTGARHYALTFHSKNTSEKKKFPSSLPAESWIAHENNIRYLFYRDQGISPGLFLDQRSQRQWIQENAKDKKALNLFCYTAGFSLNAAQGGASEVVSVDLSPKYIEWSKKNFELNHFVISRDRFRFYDMDSFDYLRWAIKKNEAYDLIVCDPPSFSRNKNKIFKIESDYAELISLMAKCLKPNGVILFSTNYETWTWKKWLEKIQDVAKPFSLTVTPNYNTQLDFESDPRQSIMKAFQITDSTVDNRVISR
- a CDS encoding NYN domain-containing protein, whose product is MRQEKHTADRLKQLLFQKVGIFIDAENIELSGLKHHEGRTDYRKIIEKVGDREITRILYYKPEYKEISNDFQNFWSSLGGEIKRPAKNADSFIVIDAVTMAEKLDVVIILGGDKDFLPLVWYLKSRGCRVEIWSWPETTSPEIKEAADFYFPLTEDFVVPMSDKKPKKRT